A window of the Deltaproteobacteria bacterium genome harbors these coding sequences:
- the xerD gene encoding site-specific tyrosine recombinase XerD produces MKRFEKDLLLDSFISHLRVERGLSENTIRAYSGDLGRLLSFLEKKRLSPASVTRENLETYVATIKRSLSPRSTARNLSAVRMFFRFLVTEGIIDQSPARFLDTPKLPRRLPDILSPKEVDLLLSQPDPRDPLGLRDKAMLELLYATGLRVSELVGLQVHQANLEAGYVRTMGKGSKERMVPMGTKAAESLREYLKDGRGKLLKGKRSRKLFLNSRGKPLSRQGLWKIIKKYGRMAGIRKEIRPHLLRHSFASHLLEGGADLRAVQLMLGHADITTTQIYTHVTREHLRRIHERHHPRP; encoded by the coding sequence AAAAGGATCTCCTGTTGGATAGTTTCATCAGCCACTTGAGGGTGGAACGGGGTCTGTCCGAAAACACCATTCGGGCTTACAGCGGGGACCTGGGGAGGCTCCTGAGCTTTCTGGAGAAAAAGCGTCTTTCACCCGCATCTGTAACCCGGGAAAATTTGGAGACTTATGTGGCAACCATTAAACGATCTCTTTCTCCCAGGAGCACCGCACGCAACCTCTCCGCCGTTCGGATGTTTTTCCGATTCCTGGTCACGGAAGGGATTATTGATCAAAGCCCTGCCAGGTTCCTGGATACACCGAAACTGCCCCGGCGGCTTCCGGACATCCTGAGTCCGAAGGAGGTGGACCTATTGCTCTCCCAACCGGACCCCAGGGACCCCCTCGGTTTACGGGACAAGGCCATGCTGGAGCTGCTCTATGCGACGGGCCTGCGGGTTTCGGAACTGGTCGGTCTCCAGGTGCATCAGGCCAACTTGGAAGCAGGTTACGTGCGCACCATGGGAAAAGGGTCCAAAGAGCGAATGGTTCCCATGGGAACCAAGGCTGCTGAGAGCCTCCGGGAATACCTCAAGGACGGACGGGGGAAACTCTTGAAAGGGAAAAGGTCCCGCAAACTTTTTCTTAACTCCCGAGGCAAACCCCTGTCGCGTCAAGGTCTCTGGAAAATCATCAAAAAGTACGGGCGAATGGCCGGCATCAGAAAGGAGATCCGTCCCCACCTGTTGAGGCATTCCTTTGCGAGTCATCTACTGGAAGGAGGAGCGGACCTGAGGGCCGTTCAACTTATGCTGGGGCATGCGGACATCACCACAACCCAGATCTACACCCATGTAACCCGAGAGCACCTGAGAAGAATTCATGAAAGGCATCATCCCAGACCGTGA